The genomic region CCCCTTTGTGATCATCGAGCAGAACGAACCCAAGGCCCAGCGCTACGTCGGGGAATGGCCAACCATCATTGGTGATGCCACCCAGGAAGCCACGTTACGACAGGCGCGCATTGAGCACGCCCGCGGACTGGTGGCGGCGACCACCACGGACGCAACCAACATTTATATTGTGCTTACCGCGCGTGGTATGAATCCGCGGCTGAAGATAATCGCACGTGCCAGCGAAGAAGATGCCGAGAAACACTTGTTGACTGCGGGCGCTGACTCGGTGGTCTCACCCTACACGTTTGTCGGCCACCGGATTGCGCAGTCGTTTCTGCGGCCGAACGTTCTTGATTTCCTCGACATTGCCACGGCGCGACACGGCAAGATGGGGCTGGAGATCGAAGAAATCTTTGTTGACCAGCGCTCGCCTTTTGCCGGTAAGAGCATTGAGGAATCCAAAATTCGCCAGGAACTGGGCGTGATCGTGCTTGCCATCAAACACGCAGGCCAGGACCTGCACTTCAATCCTGCACCGGATGATCGCATCGAACCCGGCGACTATCTGGTGGCCATGGGGCAGCCCGCGGGCCTGCGCAAGCTTGAAGCGACGTCCCAGATGCACCCATGAAAATCGTTACCGCGGCCGAGATGCGCGAAATCGACCGCATCACCACCGAGCGATTCGGAATAGCATCCCTCACTCTAATGGAAAATGCAGGGACGGCGGTGGCGGACTTTGTCCTTTCCGACTACCCCGAGCGGAACCGCATCGGCCTGGTTTGCGGCAAAGGCAACAATGGTGGCGATGGCTACGTTGCGGCTCGCAAGCTGCATGAGGCGGGCAGGGAAGTGCAGGTGCTGTTGCTGGCCGATCCCGGCGAGTTGCGCGGCGATGCCGCCGTTATGTTTAAGAAGCTGCCGGTATCGTCGATCCTGGCGCGTTCGAGTGAGGAACTCACGAGCGCCAAGGCGCGAGCCGTGTTTGAATGCGATTTGCTGATCGACGCGATCCTCGGCACCGGTTTCAGACCTCCAGTGCAAGGGCTCTACGCGGAGGCGATCAGACGATTTTCGGAGGTTCACGCGCCGATTGTCGCAGTTGATATCCCCTCCGGCGCCGATGCTGATGCCATGGATTCGGGATCGGAGTCCGGCCACCCGGTGGTTCCGGCGTGTGGCACCGTGACCTTCACCGCGCCCAAGCTGGTGCATGTCTTCAGTTCGCTGGTGCAGGGCGTGGTGGTTATCGCTCCGATCGGGTCACCCGATGAGGCCATCCAATCCTCGCTGAATTTGGAAATGATCACGCCGCGCGACCTTGCGGCCGCCCTTAAGCCGCGTCCCAGGGACGCTCATAAAGGGATGTTCGGGCACGTACTCGTAATCGGAGGATCATTAGGCAAGTCGGGCGCGGCTGCTATGGCCGGAATGGCGGCGTTACGCGCGGGCGCTGGGCTGGCGACGGTCGCAACTCCTCGGTCGGTGTTGCCGATGGTTGCAGGCTTTGCGCCGGAGTTGATGACCGAACCGCTGGAAGAAACGGAAGAGGGAACGATCTCATTGCGCGCGTTGGGGCGACTGGAAAGCATTGTCGAAGGCAAGACTTTGCTGGCGATTGGGCCGGGGATATCGCGCAATCCGGAAACTGCAGAAACGGTGCGCATGCTGGTACGAGATACTGACGTGCCTGTGGTACTAGACGCCGATGGCCTGAACGCGTTCGAAGGTAGCTCACAACTTCTCGATGGCAGCAGACACACGCTGGTGCTCACCCCACATCCAGGTGAAATGGCTCGTTTGACGCAAGTGAAGACTGGAGACATTCAAAAGGACCGCTTGGGCATTGCTCGGAAATTTGCTGCTGAGCACAGACTGTTGCTGGTGTTGAAAGGGCATCGCACGCTGATTGCGGAGCCCAATGGCCAGGTCTGGGTGAACGTTACCGGGAATCCCGGCATGGCGACGGGCGGCATGGGAGACATTCTCACCGGCCTGTTAGCCGGCATGCTCGCGCAAGAGAGAAGCGGAAAGGGAGACAGAAGTAGGACGACGGTCCTGGCGGGAGTTTACCTTCACGGCTTGGCCGGTGACGTGGCTTGCGACGATACTGGCGAAAATTCGTTGGTTGCGACCGATCTGCTTGGCGCTCTGCCGGAAGCCTTCCGCCGCACTCGCGAGGCCGCCAAGAGCAGGACCGTTCGCTTCCAGGCCTGACCCGATTCGACAAATATGCCGCAGGAGACAACTTCAATCCGCGAGATCGTTACCCATTCGGCCGAGGAGACGATTGCGTTTGGACACACGCTCGCAAAAATACTCTCTCCGCCGAAGCTGGTGCTGCTGCGGGGCGATTTGGGTGCGGGCAAGACCACTCTGGTGAAAGGCGTCGCGCAGGCCTTCGCGGCGGCCAGGGAAGACGACGTGACCAGTCCGACGTTTACGCTGGTGCACGAGTATCGCGGCCCGAAAGTGGATCTCTATCACATTGACCTTTATCGGGTTGATACGCCTCGCGAGCTGGAGACCCTGGGCCTGGATGATCTGCGGGGAGAAAACGCTGTGTTGCTGATCGAGTGGGGAGAAAAGTTTTCGCGCTTCAGGCGTGAGCGCGATGTAGAGATCGCGATTGAAAGGTTGGGAGAGTCGGAGAGGAAGATCGTGGTCACCAGCTAGCGGGCGCTCCGGCGACGCTGGAGGGAAAGTTGTTGCGCTATTTATTTCCCGTGCTCTGCCTCGATGGTATCAATCACGATCGCACGCGACCCACTGCGCTCGAACACCTCGCCTTTCGCGATCACCCTTTGGCCGGCAAACGGCACTAGTCGCTTGTTCTGTCCGGTTGCTGGAGTGGTATTGGCGATGGGCCAATAAATCGTTCCATCATCCGTCAGGAGCACCAACGGGGAGCCCGCCCGGGCGCAGGCGCGAGCACACGATTTGCTGATCGGCTTGTCCAGGTTCTTGGTGAAGGCGCACGCTGAGTCCAGAACGTAGCCTTTCACGGTTGCCGTTTCCGATTTCGCGCTGGCAGCCACAGCCAGCGACAACAATAGCAGCAGAGAAAGAATGCTTGCGACGCGAGCATTGCGATTCATGGTTTCCACCTGGACTGGAAGGTACCACGTCCACAGGGCCCGAATCTACTCTGCGGCAATGTCAACCAGGTGGATGGTGTTGGTAGTGGAATCGAGCGAGCCGCTGACGTGAACTTTCTTTCCCGCAAACGTTTCCGCTTTGACCTGGTCGTCGAGACGGTAAACCGTTTTCTTTGACATAAGCACAAAGGAGCCGCCCATGTGGCGCACGCAGTAGCGGGCGCACGAGGGAGCGTCGGGCCCCATCTGTTTGGCTTTGATCATTTCCTGATGAGAGCGGGTTAGCGAGTGAACATTCAGGGCGCATTGGGTGTCGGCGATTTCGCCGGCAAATGCCTGAACCGGGCCGAGGACGAGATGGGCGGACACACCATCCGTGCCAACGACCGGCTCGGAGCCAGCGGCCAGAACAGTGAACTTCATATGCATGCCTTCGTGGTCCTGGCTACAGATGACGGTACACACCACTTCGTAATCGCCGGGTTCCATCGGAGCACGTGCGGCAATTTCCTGTGTACCGGGCGTTAGAAGGAAGTCCCATCCGGGAACCCGGCTGCGATCTTTGGAGCGGAGCAGCGTGAAACCGTGAATGGAACCATCGCGATTCATGGTAGAGGCCTTGCGCGCCGTTATGCGCAGCAGAAGGTCCTCGCCGGGAAAAGCGGTGATCGCTGGCTTTGAGACGCCCGGCATGCGATAGCGGCTGTCGTAATCGGCAACGATCTCAATAATGCGAAGATCAGCGCGTATCGGACGGGTGCAGAGGCACGCCAGAGCCACGGCCGCGGCGGTCATCAGGCGACGGTATTTTCGTTGCGCACCCATGTTGGTTCCGGCAGTTCATTGCGTCATATAGCGCAGGATGAGGTGCATGTCGTCTTCGGTGAGGGTGGCGCGTACTCGCATGTGACGGACGATGGTGGCCATCATGCGTGGCGGAAACTTGTGCGGTGGCATGTGGCACCGTCCGCAGTTGGTGCCGAAACGTTGTTCGCCTTGAATGCGCAACTCGTCTTCCGCGACAATCTTGCGCGAGCGCCGGGGGTGAACCGCTCTCTGGACGTTGGAGCTCTTGGGGCTGGCGGTGGCGCGCCGTGACTGAGGCAGCGCCGCAGGAGTTTCGGCCAGAATCACCGCGAAAATGAGAAGCGCTGCGCTGAGCTTCATTGGGCGCTCCCGATGGGCAAGGCGAAGCGATAGGCGATGCCGACTGTCCAGATGTTGGCATTGCCCGCGGAGCTGAATTGGCGTCCGAAGCTAGTGGTGGCTTTCAGGCCATCTTTGAAGAAGTAGTTGGCGCCGATTTCGGCTTGCTTGGCATTTACAGGCGGTAGCCCGTATTCGGCGGCGTCGGCCAAATTCTCGCCAGTAAAGAACTGTTGCAGGCGGCCCACCAACTGCACGCGGTGGAGCTTGCCATTCCACTGCGGCAGATCGGAAAGACGATAGGCGCTCTCCAGCCAGTAACCGCTGCCGTTATTGGAGCGCGCATATTCGGCCCGTGTGTCCAAGGGCATGTCGCGCGGCTGCCACTCAAAGTGGAACCCAAAGGCGTTGGTGCGGCCTTCCTGCAGAAGGTGCTGCAAAGAGAAGCCAACTTCTACTCGCGGACGCGGCAGGAAGATTCCAAAACGGCCGCCGAACAGGCGGTCGGACTCAAACTTGTTTACCGTGCTGAGGGTGGAGAAATATGTCGCGTAATTGATATTCAAACCGGGAAGCGCCTCGAATCCGCCGCGCAACATGGCGCCATCGCTCGACCCGGTGGCGAGCGGAAAGATGATCGGCGTGGTCTGCAGGTCGCGAATCCAGATGGGATAGAGGCGCTCGTTGTAAATCCCGAACGGGGTCAGGAAGCGGCCGAGGCTGACGGTGACGTAGCGGTTCGCCAAGTAGTCCAGCTGCAGGTAATCAATTTCTTTTTCAACCTTGCCGCCGAAGGAGCCGTTGGTGCTTTGGTACTCGCCTTTGAATTCGGCGCGCGACTCCACCAGCCAGCGCTCGCCGATGGGCGCCAGCACGACGGGCGCGAACATCGGGTTCAGGACCGTGTGTCCGCCGGTAACCGTGTCAACGAAGCCGAGAGAGCCGGAAAATACCGGCACGGGCTTGACGTAGTCGTCGGCAAGAGCGCTCTGCGCCATCATGTGGCACGACAGCGCGCAGGCGAGCGCGACCGCAAGGCAGCACACGTATGAAATAGTCCTCACGCCGCCATATTAGTAAGTTGTGAGTAACCCGCAAAGTAACCGGAGTAATGATGTGTTGAGGAAAATGCCTGGGGTCGGGAGTCTCCCAGGTCTCGAAAACCGCGAGACCTGGGGCGCCCGGCCTCGGTAAGGCGCGGTTACCAGGCGGAGACCGTGAACTGATCCACGTAGGCCTGGTAGGCGTGCGCGGAGACGTCTCCGTTCATCTGGAAGTGCGCACCGATGCTGTAAGAGCTGCCCTTGCTGACCGGGGCAAAAGACTTGTTGATGGTGTACTTCACTCCGTTCAAGGTCAGCGACTGGAAGACGGCTCTGCCGCTGATGATCGCAGCCTGCACGGTCAGGCGGTCCCAGCTGCCGGTAGCCGGACGGCGGCAAGGGATGCTGGTGGGAGACCAGTGCCCGGCGGGAACGTCGAACACGCTGAAGATGCCCTTGCTATACGAGCACTGTACGGAGAACTTGTACCACCTGGTCCCGATGTGATGGTTGGCCGAGAACTCCACCCCCTGTGAGTAGGCGGGGTTGCTGAGGCGGTAATGCGCGTCCATCTGTAAATGGGTCGCGGTCGTGCTTGAGCCCAGGGAAATCGGCCACAGACAATTATTGAATTGCCCCTGCGGCCCCAGGAAAAACATTCCCGAGATTCCATCTAGGGATGGGGTTGAGACCAGCTTCGGCTTGGTGCTGCAGATGGGATGCCCCTGGTCGGGGTAGGTATACCACCCGGACCTCTCCTCAATTTTCCTAAATACCAATGCGCCGCTGGGAACGGTGTCCGGCGGCGGGGAGCCGTTGGAGACGTTTACATATTTGGAGGAGGCGATCACTGTGCCATTGGCCTGCCAGGCTTTCACGGTAAGGAGATGAGTGCCCTCTGCCATGGTGAAGTGGGTGTCAAGCGGGGTGGCGTTCGCCTGGGCGAATCCCACGTGGTCAATGTAAACCTTGATGCCGACGATGGGAGAAGAGTGCTGGAAGTCTGCCACCACATGGACGGGTGAGCTGGTGGTGCTGGAGCTGGGAGAGACGATGGTGACTGAACCGGCCAAAAGCAGAGCGGGTGCAATGAGAAATAGTAAGAAAGCAACGGCGGCAAACAACATTCTTGATGGCGGCATGAAGTCCCTCATTTTTTGAAGTGAGGTGAAGGTAGGTGGGCATCTACTCTGGATCAATCAGGGGAAGACCGTATTTAAAATTTAGGTAAGTAGGTCAAGGCCAGTCGGTTTTCTGTAGGCCCTAAGGAGCCTGCGAGCCAGGAGAGTTGCCCGTCCTCCGCCTGAAATGGGAATCGGTATCCCAAACAGAACCCACGTTCTCAAGCAGGCTGTTTCGATACGGGAACATTAGAATCTTCTAGTCTGGGCACGATTGTTCCGCAATGCCATTCGGTGCTTGCAAGTCATAGCAACGAACGGCCCCCCGGCATCAGCCGACACCCGCGCACGTTTGGACGATGAGTTGCAATTGGATATGCGGGAATGCAGATCACGAGGCGGATTCAAGCTATCGGCAGATGGAACGATGATTACTGAGGGGCAGATCAATGATTACTCTCACGGAGTTCACGGTCACACGGCGGGACGAACAGATTCTGCAGCTCTTGCTGGAAGGCTGCAGCAACAAGGAAATCGCCGACGAATTGAAAATAAGTCCGCGCACTGTCAAGCAACATTTGCGGTCGTTGTTCCAGCGGGCGGGGATCACCGGCGGCCGCAAGCGAGTGAAGCTGGCGACGGCGCTTTTATGGAAGGAGCAACTGCAATGCAATCACGCAATCGGTTAACCCCGCGGGAGGTGGAGGTGGCCTCGCTGGTATGGGAGGGCATGACCAACCGCGAGATCGGCCATTCGGTGGGCACCACGGAACAGGTCATCAAGAATTATCTGCGGGTGATTTTTGACAAGCTGGGGGTGTGGAGCCGGCTGGAGTTGGCGCTTTACATCGCCAACCACGGTGGTGGGACGTGGAAGGAAACTATGGACGAGGCAGTGCCTGAAGCCAAGACGCGGGAGACGATACCTGCCAAGCAGGCTGCCGCAGGACGGTAACCGGGCGAGAGGTAAAGCGGCGCCCACAGGCACTTCTACCCGCCGGTTAAGGGTTGAGGCAGACCGAGCAGGAATGAGGCGGCCCATCGCCAAGCCCCGAGGGCATTGGTTTTGGGCTGGTTATTCACAGGTCGAAGTGTGATGGGCAAATCGTATGCGAGCGATATTGGACGCTGAATATCGGCTTGGCGGCAGCGCTGAAGGAGATCGGCATGCGAATATGCACCATTTTCCGGCAGGCGGCTGTGGGTGGCGCGCATATGGCTCAAGCTGAAGGGCCTTAAAACGCACATAAAGTGCTTGACGATGGTACGGTGAGCAGGGTAAAGGACACACCAATTCGTGCACCGTATTTGCTGCAATCGCCACCTCGGGAAACTGGCAGCACCCAAGGTTTGAAGGAGACTCAATGCCAACCCACGGAAGTGAATCGCCGGCAGCAGGGACTGTTTTAGTGGTTGACGACGATCACGCCATGCTCCGTTACTTACGCACCCTCCTGGAAATGCACGGCTACGACGTGGAAACAGCCACCAGCGGAAGGGAAGCCTTGGGGCGAGTGCAGTCGGGATTGTCGCCGGACGTCGTCCTGCTGGACATCAACATGCCGGGAATGGACGGGCTGGAGACCTTGCAGGAGCTACTCGACTACGAGCCGGATTTGAAGGTCATTATGTGCTCTTGCGTGACCGATCCGCGTAAGACCATGGCCGCATTCTTGATTGGGGCGCAA from Terriglobales bacterium harbors:
- a CDS encoding potassium channel protein — its product is MKAFHNLKLVGIALVMVTLLGMTGFHFIEGWPWFDGLYMTVTTLTTIGYQEVHPLSHAGRIFNVVLILMGVSLVFLAIGALTQALLEFELLSFFGKRRMEREISRLSDHYIICGAGRVGRSASRELARKPAPFVIIEQNEPKAQRYVGEWPTIIGDATQEATLRQARIEHARGLVAATTTDATNIYIVLTARGMNPRLKIIARASEEDAEKHLLTAGADSVVSPYTFVGHRIAQSFLRPNVLDFLDIATARHGKMGLEIEEIFVDQRSPFAGKSIEESKIRQELGVIVLAIKHAGQDLHFNPAPDDRIEPGDYLVAMGQPAGLRKLEATSQMHP
- a CDS encoding NAD(P)H-hydrate dehydratase yields the protein MKIVTAAEMREIDRITTERFGIASLTLMENAGTAVADFVLSDYPERNRIGLVCGKGNNGGDGYVAARKLHEAGREVQVLLLADPGELRGDAAVMFKKLPVSSILARSSEELTSAKARAVFECDLLIDAILGTGFRPPVQGLYAEAIRRFSEVHAPIVAVDIPSGADADAMDSGSESGHPVVPACGTVTFTAPKLVHVFSSLVQGVVVIAPIGSPDEAIQSSLNLEMITPRDLAAALKPRPRDAHKGMFGHVLVIGGSLGKSGAAAMAGMAALRAGAGLATVATPRSVLPMVAGFAPELMTEPLEETEEGTISLRALGRLESIVEGKTLLAIGPGISRNPETAETVRMLVRDTDVPVVLDADGLNAFEGSSQLLDGSRHTLVLTPHPGEMARLTQVKTGDIQKDRLGIARKFAAEHRLLLVLKGHRTLIAEPNGQVWVNVTGNPGMATGGMGDILTGLLAGMLAQERSGKGDRSRTTVLAGVYLHGLAGDVACDDTGENSLVATDLLGALPEAFRRTREAAKSRTVRFQA
- the tsaE gene encoding tRNA (adenosine(37)-N6)-threonylcarbamoyltransferase complex ATPase subunit type 1 TsaE; translation: MPQETTSIREIVTHSAEETIAFGHTLAKILSPPKLVLLRGDLGAGKTTLVKGVAQAFAAAREDDVTSPTFTLVHEYRGPKVDLYHIDLYRVDTPRELETLGLDDLRGENAVLLIEWGEKFSRFRRERDVEIAIERLGESERKIVVTS
- a CDS encoding helix-turn-helix transcriptional regulator; the encoded protein is MITLTEFTVTRRDEQILQLLLEGCSNKEIADELKISPRTVKQHLRSLFQRAGITGGRKRVKLATALLWKEQLQCNHAIG
- a CDS encoding LuxR C-terminal-related transcriptional regulator; translated protein: MQSRNRLTPREVEVASLVWEGMTNREIGHSVGTTEQVIKNYLRVIFDKLGVWSRLELALYIANHGGGTWKETMDEAVPEAKTRETIPAKQAAAGR
- a CDS encoding response regulator, with the protein product MPTHGSESPAAGTVLVVDDDHAMLRYLRTLLEMHGYDVETATSGREALGRVQSGLSPDVVLLDINMPGMDGLETLQELLDYEPDLKVIMCSCVTDPRKTMAAFLIGAQDFIPKPFCHPDLLAALERSLQSLGATTAVRWEAVRDIC